Genomic segment of Candidatus Neomarinimicrobiota bacterium:
TTTCTCCGATACCGCAAAAACGGCAGACTGGATGAAATAAATTCTGCTGTTCCGAAGTTGTTCGGATATAAGTCAAAAAAAGAATTTCTCTCCTCCAAAACTCCAAAAGAAATTTTCGATCTGATATCCGAAAAAGTCACTTATATGGATATAACCGCAGATTGGTCTTCCTTTGAATCTATTTTTTCGAAAAAGGATGGATCAAAATTATATTCGGAATACTTCATCTCATTGAGCGATGATTCTTTAAAGGTACATATAAATGATATAGGCGTTCAGGAAGGACTTGAGCGAGCTTTAAGAGAGAGTGAAGAAAAATCTAAGTTAATGTTAGATACTTTGGTTGACGGTGTGATAACAATGGGCACCAATTTTCTTATTGAATCAGTGAATCCGGCTGTGGAAAAAATATTCGGCTACAAAGATAAAGAACTAATTGGAAAGAATATAAAAATATTAATGCCGGAACCGGATAAAAGTCTCCATAATAAATACGTTGATTCCTATCAAAAATCCGGAAAAGCAAAAATTATCGGAATTGGGAGAGAAGTCAAAGGCAGGAAGAAAAATGGAAAAATATTTCCAATATACTTAGGTGTGAGTGAACTTACCCTCAAGGATCGTAAGTTATATATCGGATTAATCAGGGATATTTCTGTTCAGAAAAAAGCTGAAAATGATCTTTTATTAGCTCATGTGGAACTCGAAAATAAAGTTACCGAACGAACCTCTGAACTATTGGATACAAACGAGAAACTCTCCAATGAAATATCATTCAGAAAAGCTACTGAGAAAATTCTTGAGAGGCAGGCTTCTTTCGTAAGGCAAAATCCGGGGCCGGTGTTCCAAACGGATTATAGGGGTATGATTACATTCGCAAATCCTGTATCAGAAAAACTATACGGGAAAAACCTGATAAATAAATCAATAATTGATATAATGAAAGGAATAACGAAATCTCAATTAAAAAAATTGAAGGGTGAAAGGGCTGTTCTTTTTGAAGAGGATATCGGAGATAAAACTTTCCTTCTTACAATAATAAAAGACACTAAAGCAAAAAATATTTATGTATATGGCGCTGACATCACATTGCATCGTCAATCTGAAGAAC
This window contains:
- a CDS encoding PAS domain S-box protein — its product is MPNPKPTDTQPLGFLRYRKNGRLDEINSAVPKLFGYKSKKEFLSSKTPKEIFDLISEKVTYMDITADWSSFESIFSKKDGSKLYSEYFISLSDDSLKVHINDIGVQEGLERALRESEEKSKLMLDTLVDGVITMGTNFLIESVNPAVEKIFGYKDKELIGKNIKILMPEPDKSLHNKYVDSYQKSGKAKIIGIGREVKGRKKNGKIFPIYLGVSELTLKDRKLYIGLIRDISVQKKAENDLLLAHVELENKVTERTSELLDTNEKLSNEISFRKATEKILERQASFVRQNPGPVFQTDYRGMITFANPVSEKLYGKNLINKSIIDIMKGITKSQLKKLKGERAVLFEEDIGDKTFLLTIIKDTKAKNIYVYGADITLHRQSEELLRISEERFRQFFYNQPEYCYVVSPEGIILDANPSAFKILGYKRGELVGKSVLKIYPPESRERVKNNLKEWLSTGILKEVEMEIVTKHGERRNVYLTASAIYDKNGKLLHSISVQLDITDKIRDQKEKERLSRNLGYRVKELSCLQAVGEIIENETSLSRLLSKVSK